The following coding sequences are from one Saccharomyces cerevisiae S288C chromosome VI, complete sequence window:
- the GCN20 gene encoding putative AAA family ATPase GCN20 (Positive regulator of the Gcn2p kinase activity; important for disaggregation of ordered and disordered protein aggregates; forms a complex with Gcn1p; proposed to stimulate Gcn2p activation by an uncharged tRNA; suppresses frameshifting at stalled ribosomes) produces MASIGSQVRKAASSIDPIVTDYAVGYFNHLSGITFDAVQSKQVDLSTEVQFVSDLLIDAGASKAKVKELSESILKQLTTQLKENEAKLELTGDTSKRLLDINVLKSHNSKSDINVSLSMLGVNGDIEHTGRKMETRVDLKKLAKAEQKIAKKVAKRNNKFVKYEASKLINDQKEEDYDSFFLQINPLEFGSSAGKSKDIHIDTFDLYVGDGQRILSNAQLTLSFGHRYGLVGQNGIGKSTLLRALSRRELNVPKHVSILHVEQELRGDDTKALQSVLDADVWRKQLLSEEAKINERLKEMDVLRQEFEEDSLEVKKLDNEREDLDNHLIQISDKLVDMESDKAEARAASILYGLGFSTEAQQQPTNSFSGGWRMRLSLARALFCQPDLLLLDEPSNMLDVPSIAYLAEYLKTYPNTVLTVSHDRAFLNEVATDIIYQHNERLDYYRGQDFDTFYTTKEERRKNAQREYDNQMVYRKHLQEFIDKYRYNAAKSQEAQSRIKKLEKLPVLEPPEQDKTIDFKFPECDKLSPPIIQLQDVSFGYDENNLLLKDVNLDVQMDSRIALVGANGCGKTTLLKIMMEQLRPLKGFVSRNPRLRIGYFTQHHVDSMDLTTSAVDWMSKSFPGKTDEEYRRHLGSFGITGTLGLQKMQLLSGGQKSRVAFAALCLNNPHILVLDEPSNHLDTTGLDALVEALKNFNGGVLMVSHDISVIDSVCKEIWVSEQGTVKRFEGTIYDYRDYILQSADAAGVVKKH; encoded by the coding sequence atggcAAGCATCGGTTCGCAAGTGAGAAAAGCTGCTTCTAGTATTGACCCTATCGTCACGGATTACGCAGTGGGCTACTTTAACCACTTGTCCGGAATAACTTTTGATGCTGTTCAAAGTAAGCAGGTAGATTTGTCCACTGAAGTGCAATTTGTGTCCGATTTATTGATTGATGCGGGTGCGTCAAAGGCTAAAGTTAAAGAACTATCGGAAAGTATTTTGAAGCAATTGACTACTCAACTAAAGGAGAACGAAGCCAAATTGGAATTGACCGGTGATACGTCCAAGAGATTACTTGATATTAATGTCTTAAAGAGTCATAACAGTAAATCCGATATCAACGTCTCATTAAGCATGCTGGGTGTGAACGGTGACATCGAACATACTGGTAGAAAGATGGAAACAAGAgttgatttgaaaaaactgGCCAAGGCTGAACAAAAGATCGCAAAGAAAGTCGCCAAGAGAAATAACAAATTTGTTAAATACGAGGCTTCTAAATTGATCAATGACCAAAAGGAGGAGGATTACgattctttctttttgcaaaTCAACCCTTTAGAATTCGGTTCATCCGCTGGTAAATCCAAGGATATCCATATTGACACTTTCGACTTGTACGTTGGTGACGGTCAAAGAATTTTGTCCAACGCCCAATTGACTCTAAGTTTTGGTCACAGATATGGTCTTGTGGGCCAAAATGGTATTGGTAAATCTACTTTGTTAAGGGCTCTATCTAGAAGAGAGCTGAACGTCCCCAAACATGTTTCGATTTTACACGTGGAACAAGAGTTAAGAGGTGATGATACAAAGGCTTTACAAAGTGTGCTGGATGCAGACGTTTGGAGAAAACAACTATTAAGTGAAGAAGCCAAGATCAATGAAAGATTAAAGGAAATGGATGTATTAAGACAGGAATTCGAAGAAGACAGTTTAGAAGTTAAAAAATTGGACaatgaaagagaagacTTGGATAACCATTTGATACAGATTTCTGACAAATTAGTCGATATGGAATCTGACAAGGCTGAAGCTAGGGCAGCATCAATCTTATATGGTTTGGGGTTCAGTACGGAGGCACAGCAACAACCCACTAATTCCTTTTCCGGTGGTTGGAGAATGAGATTGTCCTTGGCAAGAGCCTTATTCTGTCAACCAGATCTTTTGTTGTTAGATGAACCTTCCAATATGTTGGATGTGCCATCCATCGCTTATTTAGCAGAGTATTTGAAAACATATCCAAATACAGTTTTGACAGTTTCTCACGACCGTGCATTCTTGAATGAAGTGGCTACAGATATCATTTATCAACACAACGAAAGACTAGACTATTACAGAGGCCAAGATTTCGATACCTTTTACACCACAAAGGAGGAACGTAGAAAGAATGCTCAACGTGAGTATGATAACCAAATGGTTTACAGAAAGCACTTGCAAGAGTTTATTGACAAATACAGATACAATGCTGCCAAATCACAGGAAGCTCAATCAAGAATTaagaaattggaaaaattgCCCGTTTTGGAGCCACCTGAACAAGACAAAACCAttgatttcaaattccCTGAATGTGATAAATTGTCTCCACCAATTATCCAATTGCAAGACGTTTCCTTTGGTTATGATGAAAACAACctattattgaaagatgTTAACCTGGACGTTCAAATGGATTCCAGAATTGCCCTTGTAGGTGCCAATGGTTGTGGTAAGACTACACTGTTGAAGATTATGATGGAGCAGTTAAGACCACTAAAAGGCTTTGTATCAAGAAACCCAAGATTACGTATAGGCTACTTCACTCAACATCATGTGGATTCTATGGATTTGACCACGTCTGCAGTGGACTGGATGTCCAAATCCTTCCCAGGTAAAACTGATGAAGAGTATAGACGTCATCTAGGTTCATTTGGTATCACTGGTACCCTGGGTCTACAAAAGATGCAATTATTATCCGGTGGTCAAAAATCTCGTGTAGCATTCGCTGCATTGTGTTTAAATAATCCACACATTTTGGTTCTGGATGAACCTTCTAACCATTTGGATACCACTGGTCTAGACGCTTTGGTAGAAgccttgaaaaatttcaacgGTGGTGTCTTAATGGTTTCCCATGATATCTCTGTTATTGACTCTGTTTGTAAAGAGATTTGGGTTTCAGAGCAAGGTACTGTCAAGAGGTTCGAAGGTACAATTTACGACTATAGAGATTACATCTTGCAGTCTGCTGATGCTGCAGGTGTGGTTAAAAAGCATTGA
- the UBP6 gene encoding ubiquitin-specific protease UBP6 (Ubiquitin-specific protease; situated in the base subcomplex of the 26S proteasome, releases free ubiquitin from branched polyubiquitin chains en bloc, rather than from the distal tip of the chain; negatively regulates degradation of ubiquitinated proteins by the proteasome; works in opposition to Hul5p polyubiquitin elongation activity; mutant has aneuploidy tolerance; human homolog UBP14 complements yeast null mutant), with protein MSGETFEFNIRHSGKVYPITLSTDATSADLKSKAEELTQVPSARQKYMVKGGLSGEESIKIYPLIKPGSTVMLLGTPDANLISKPAKKNNFIEDLAPEQQVQQFAQLPVGFKNMGNTCYLNATLQALYRVNDLRDMILNYNPSQGVSNSGAQDEEIHKQIVIEMKRCFENLQNKSFKSVLPIVLLNTLRKCYPQFAERDSQGGFYKQQDAEELFTQLFHSMSIVFGDKFSEDFRIQFKTTIKDTANDNDITVKENESDSKLQCHISGTTNFMRNGLLEGLNEKIEKRSDLTGANSIYSVEKKISRLPKFLTVQYVRFFWKRSTNKKSKILRKVVFPFQLDVADMLTPEYAAEKVKVRDELRKVEKEKNEKEREIKRRKFDPSSSENVMTPREQYETQVALNESEKDQWLEEYKKHFPPNLEKGENPSCVYNLIGVITHQGANSESGHYQAFIRDELDENKWYKFNDDKVSVVEKEKIESLAGGGESDSALILMYKGFGL; from the coding sequence ATGAGCGGAGAAACGTTTGAGTTCAATATTAGACATTCTGGTAAAGTTTACCCAATAACACTTTCCACTGATGCTACTTCAGCAGATTTGAAAAGCAAAGCAGAGGAATTGACCCAAGTCCCAAGTGCCCGCCAAAAATACATGGTTAAAGGTGGCTTGTCTGGCGAAGAGTCCATTAAAATATATCCCTTAATCAAGCCAGGATCGACAGTAATGCTATTGGGGACTCCAGATGCTAACCTGATTTCTAAACCagccaaaaagaataatttcattgaagaCCTTGCGCCTGAGCAACAAGTCCAACAATTTGCTCAATTGCCTGTTGGTTTCAAGAATATGGGCAACACCTGTTATCTGAATGCTACCCTACAGGCTTTATACAGAGTGAACGATTTAAGGGATATGATTCTTAATTATAACCCTTCTCAAGGTGTGTCTAACAGTGGTGCACAAGATGAAGAGATTCACAAACAAATCGTTATTGAAATGAAGCGttgttttgaaaatttacaGAATAAAAGTTTCAAGAGTGTTTTGCCAATTGTGTTATTAAACACGCTAAGAAAGTGTTATCCACAATTTGCTGAACGTGATTCACAAGGTGGGTTCTATAAACAGCAAGACGCTGAGGAGTTGTTTACACAACTATTCCATAGTATGAGTATTGTTTTTGGTGACAAATTTTCCGAAGATTTCAGGATTCAATTTAAAACTACCATCAAAGACACAGCTAATGATAACGATATTActgttaaagaaaatgaaagcgATTCTAAATTACAATGTCATATTTCTGGTACTACAAATTTCATGAGAAATGGGCTCCTGGAAGGTTTGAAtgagaaaattgaaaaaagatcaGACTTGACTGGCGCCAATTCCATCTATAGCgtcgaaaagaaaatatcaagatTACCAAAGTTTTTAACTGTTCAGTACGTTAGATTTTTCTGGAAAAGGTCAACCAacaaaaaatctaaaatatTGCGTAAGGTCGTTTTCCCATTTCAATTAGATGTTGCAGACATGCTTACCCCAGAATACGCAGCAGAGAAGGTAAAAGTTCGTGACGAACTGagaaaagttgaaaaggagaaaaatgaaaaggaaagagaGATCAAAAGGCGTAAATTTGACCCATCATCCAGTGAAAATGTCATGACACCAAGAGAACAATATGAGACACAAGTGGCTCTTAACgaaagtgaaaaagatCAATGGCTCGAAGAGTATAAGAAACATTTTCCTCCAAACTTGGAAAAAGGTGAAAACCCATCTTGTGTTTATAACTTGATCGGTGTCATTACACATCAAGGTGCCAATTCTGAGTCTGGACACTATCAAGCTTTCATAAGGGACGAACTGGACGAAAATAAATGGTACAAATTTAATGATGATAAAGTTAGCGttgttgaaaaggaaaaaattgaatctTTAGCCGGTGGGGGCGAAAGTGATAGTGCACTGATCTTAATGTATAAAGGATTTGGTCTGTAA
- the MIC19 gene encoding Mic19p (Component of the MICOS complex; MICOS (formerly MINOS or MitOS) is a mitochondrial inner membrane complex that extends into the intermembrane space and has a role in the maintenance of crista junctions, inner membrane architecture, and formation of contact sites to the outer membrane; Mic19p is peripheral to the inner membrane and may connect Mic60p with the Mic10p-Mic12p-Mic27p subcomplex; both yeast and human Mic19p become oxidized, and oxidation may regulate MICOS) yields the protein MGSNTSKVGAGAEKQQVYTPLTQIDFSQSLVSQLDSSKESDYVTKQNAEKFIEKKVSQRLSNLEVETLKKFEDTLNNSLLSDDDKDAVDGISSSSLNNQIESLNKKLTLFDQLELQKLEKYGGAKGKSDKKTDNGSISIKAKLTECLLANKGKPLNCYEEMEEFKKLVMG from the coding sequence ATGGGTTCAAACACTTCCAAAGTGGGTGCTGGTGCAGAAAAACAACAAGTCTATACTCCGCTAACACAGATCGATTTTTCACAGTCTTTGGTTTCTCAATTGGATTCATCGAAGGAATCAGACTATGTCACCAAGCAAAATGCAGAAAAGTTCATTGAGAAGAAGGTTTCACAAAGGCTATCTAACCTAGAAGTTGAAACGTTAAAGAAGTTTGAAGATACTTTGAACAATTCACTATTATCAGACGACGACAAGGATGCCGTTGATGGAATATCATCAAGTTCATTGAATAATCAAATCGAGTCGTTGAACAAGAAACTAACATTATTTGATCAATTAGAGTTACAAAAGTTGGAGAAATATGGGGGTGCCAAAGGTAAATCTGATAAAAAAACCGACAACGGCAGCATTTCTATAAAGGCAAAATTGACTGAGTGTCTTTTGGCCAATAAGGGCAAGCCATTGAATTGTTACGAAGAGATGGAAGAATTCAAGAAGCTCGTTATGGGTTga
- the DCV1 gene encoding Dcv1p (hypothetical protein; deletion mutant shows strong genetic interaction with cdc28-as1 mutant in the presence of 1-NM-PP1; DCV1 has a paralog, YOL019W, that arose from the whole genome duplication) encodes MLNYKLILLFSSFLQLISFSGFMICCLTSPIIRNWGLAQAAGVSYGTFGYCKTLNSFSCSRVRLIYNTSKEILPGPSLERWWLSPKARHTIGGLLISIPVATCLTFISFALPLVIIFLFQTGGTNVSLITSNAILHILTLLSTIFACTVILLLCMHRDPVTISSLYDLVWLANCSLFPLLVIGVHFLSFRFDTSAQSDRKHS; translated from the coding sequence ATGCTAAATTATAAATTgattttattgttttcctcTTTCCTACAATTAATCTCTTTTTCTGGCTTTATGATATGTTGTTTAACTTCACCAATAATTAGAAACTGGGGGCTGGCTCAAGCTGCTGGAGTTTCATATGGTACCTTTGGTTACTGTAAAActttgaattctttttcctgCTCTCGAGTACGTTTAATATATAACACCTCGAAAGAAATATTACCTGGCCCTTCTCTTGAACGTTGGTGGCTGAGTCCTAAGGCAAGACATACAATAGGAGGACTTTTGATTTCGATACCGGTTGCTACATGTTTGactttcatttcttttgcaCTTCCCTTggttattatttttctttttcagaCTGGAGGAACTAATGTCTCACTTATTACTTCCAACGCTATATTACACATATTGACACTTTTATCAACTATTTTTGCATGCACCGTGATCCTGTTACTTTGCATGCACCGTGATCCTGTTACAATTTCATCCTTATACGACTTGGTGTGGCTGGCTAACTGTTCCCTGTTCCCTCTGCTCGTTATTGGCGTGCATTTTCTCAGTTTTAGGTTTGATACGTCTGCGCAGTCAGACAGAAAACATAGCTAA
- a CDS encoding uncharacterized protein (hypothetical protein; identified by homology), with translation MLPRKYKPAYKKQAHRVKSNPQPAYTFQ, from the coding sequence ATGCTCCCCAGAAAGTACAAGCCCGCCTACAAAAAACAGGCACATCGTGTGAAGAGTAATCCACAACCAGCTTATACTTTCCAATGA
- the IOC3 gene encoding Ioc3p (Subunit of the Isw1a complex; Isw1a has nucleosome-stimulated ATPase activity and represses transcription initiation by specific positioning of a promoter proximal dinucleosome; promotes nucleosome shifts in the 5 prime direction; IOC3 has a paralog, ESC8, that arose from the whole genome duplication) produces MDSPSNSIQNLQQEAQGSSSAQLADHDHDRVSMAMPLQTDQSVSVSQSSDNLRRSRRVPKPRTSIYDEYEEELKERANKPKRKRPAPPKKKAPSTQNSKSNDKVEKKKTTSIAKDGKPTLKTNDKKVAPKPKPAHEQVEPALIPSNWTSVIPLLTSDFKNQYSVISRLKNPNMKPVPYAGDIIKLMAFINKFSSFFHSDLQNLSFQDFEVGLDLYPGDPNGSAAGIVKGPEDTSLLLYPDFMAIKDIVYCQDKMNLLFLSLLDLTFTENFDGKSAKKKGPLTTWENLKSSSKKVFSNPLYRLRLVAREWGYPREWRQQLPSDQDISKPKTALFEQDEQTPVVDPSHPEILTPNIYTWNANEPLPLESNPLYNREMDKNGILALKPMDRVVLLRALTDWCASHSSAIHDEIYKLTHGKKDPVFGIQTQQVPRYTIEGVDNTINQFKKLCSLIQSRYEIRSKKKHFVKQLKEGKKPDLSRKLEILKEIKAELKNAVKSEKDELLFSLYDKWVPLFEGELPDQPLANPFSERLYKLRLQEFFLGRVPHIGDFYMPRLHSYGDSLEMSTFTDLRNLQALLSKFKNNEYNAFTLFENDGQSMSAQFKLFYHDTPSLAHDVARGRNTSGKVYWYELCHDSATLLEFLEFLDYKIVKPQDEKKEGNEKEKEALNNEAHILEQKSTTDNNPSINTNPLPKDAKYNTARKKLQILKEFLSDYYFILRQFEQMKVQFADMKPGKRQLRRIQRQTVNYNTEYDSEEYVDDEEDDEADIYDDNDNDSSFDDGRVKRQRT; encoded by the coding sequence ATGGATTCTCCATCCAATTCTATCCAGAATTTGCAGCAAGAAGCCCAGGGCAGCTCTTCCGCACAGCTTGCTGACCATGATCATGATCGCGTATCAATGGCTATGCCCTTACAAACCGATCAAAGTGTTAGTGTTTCACAATCTTCTGATAATTTAAGGAGATCAAGACGTGTTCCTAAGCCAAGAACGAGCATTTATGATGAATACGAGGAAGAGTTAAAGGAAAGGGCGAATAAACCCAAGAGGAAGAGACCTGCTCCTCCTAAGAAAAAGGCACCTTCCACACAGAACTCTAAATCAAATGATAAAgtagagaaaaagaagactACCTCAATTGCTAAGGATGGCAAACCTACACTGAAGACTAATGACAAAAAAGTGGCGCCGAAACCTAAACCAGCCCATGAACAAGTAGAACCCGCTTTGATCCCTAGCAATTGGACTTCTGTAATACCCTTGCTTACTTCTGATTTCAAGAACCAGTATAGTGTCATCTCTAGGTTAAAAAATCCGAACATGAAGCCTGTGCCATATGCTGGAGATATCATTAAGCTGATGGCGTTCATAAATAAGTTtagttcttttttccattctGACCTacaaaatttatcattCCAAGATTTTGAGGTCGGTTTAGATTTGTATCCCGGCGATCCTAATGGAAGCGCAGCTGGTATAGTGAAGGGTCCTGAAGACACCTCCTTATTGCTATATCCTGATTTTATGGCCATCAAGGATATCGTCTATTGCCAAGACAAAATGAATTTACTGTTCCTATCCTTGTTAGATTTAACATTtactgaaaattttgatggTAAAAGTGCCAAGAAGAAAGGTCCATTAACAACCTGGGAGAATCTAAAATCGTCCTCCAAGAAAGTATTTTCCAATCCTCTTTATCGGTTAAGACTTGTAGCTCGCGAATGGGGGTATCCACGAGAATGGCGTCAACAACTCCCCAGTGACCAAGATATCTCCAAACCTAAAACTGCTCTTTTTGAACAAGATGAACAAACACCAGTGGTGGATCCCAGTCATCCAGAAATTTTAACGccaaatatatatacctGGAATGCTAATGAACCACTCCCATTGGAATCAAATCCTTTGTATAATCGAGAAATGGACAAGAATGGAATTTTGGCGCTCAAACCAATGGATCGCGTTGTTTTATTGAGGGCGTTAACTGACTGGTGCGCTTCCCATTCATCTGCTATTCATGACGAGATATACAAATTAACTCATGGTAAAAAAGATCCCGTTTTTGGCATCCAAACACAACAAGTGCCTAGGTATACAATTGAAGGGGTAGATAATACCATAAATCAGTTTAAAAAACTCTGCTCACTAATTCAATCAAGATATGAAATCAGaagtaagaaaaaacaTTTTGTTAAACAACTAAAAGAGGGTAAAAAACCAGATTTATCAAGGAAGCTAGAAATACTGAAGGAAATTAAAGCGGAATTGAAGAACGCTGTAAAATCCGAAAAGGATGAACTTTTGTTCTCACTGTACGACAAGTGGGTCCCATTGTTTGAAGGCGAATTACCTGATCAACCATTAGCCAATCCTTTTTCGGAAAGACTTTATAAATTGCGATTACAAGAGTTCTTCCTTGGTAGAGTTCCCCATATAGGTGATTTTTATATGCCAAGATTACACAGTTATGGGGACTCACTCGAAATGAGCACCTTCACTGATTTGAGAAATCTACAAGCATTGCTATcgaaattcaaaaataatgaatacAACGCTTTTACACtgtttgaaaatgatggaCAATCGATGAGTGCCCAATTCAAATTGTTTTACCATGACACACCATCGTTGGCGCATGATGTTGCACGAGGCAGAAATACATCGGGGAAGGTTTATTGGTATGAATTATGCCACGATTCAGCAACACTGCTGGAGTTCTTGGAGTTCTTGGACTATAAAATTGTTAAACCTCAAGATGAGAAAAAGGAgggaaatgaaaaagaaaaagaagcacTGAATAATGAAGCGCACATATTGGAGCAGAAATCTACCACTGATAATAATCCCTCCATAAATACAAACCCGCTACCAAAAGACGCAAAATATAACACTGCGAGAAAGAAGTTACAGATATTAAAGGAATTTTTATCTGATTACTATTTCATTCTTCGTCAGTTTGAACAAATGAAAGTGCAATTTGCAGACATGAAGCCAGGCAAGAGACAGTTGAGAAGGATACAGCGACAGACTGTAAACTATAATACGGAATATGATAGCGAGGAATATGtcgatgatgaagaagacgacGAAGCTGATATTTATGATGACAACGACAAtgattcttcttttgatgATGGTAGAGTTAAAAGGCAGCGCACTTAG
- the CMK1 gene encoding calmodulin-dependent protein kinase CMK1 (Calmodulin-dependent protein kinase; may play a role in stress response, many Ca++/calmodulin dependent phosphorylation substrates demonstrated in vitro, amino acid sequence similar to mammalian Cam Kinase II; CMK1 has a paralog, CMK2, that arose from the whole genome duplication) gives MDDKVSEKESSPKQTEEDSEGKMAHVQPASYVNKKKYVFGKTLGAGTFGVVRQAKNTETGEDVAVKILIKKALKGNKVQLEALYDELDILQRLHHPNIVAFKDWFESKDKFYIITQLAKGGELFDRILKKGKFTEEDAVRILVEILSAVKYMHSQNIVHRDLKPENLLYIDKSDESPLVVADFGIAKRLKSDEELLYKPAGSLGYVAPEVLTQDGHGKPCDIWSIGVITYTLLCGYSAFRAERVQDFLDECTTGEYPVKFHRPYWDSVSNKAKQFILKALNLDPSKRPTAAELLEDPWIICTELKTHNLLPGLKEGLDARQKFRNSVERVRLNMKIQKLRDLYLEQTESDSDFDEGSQANGSVPPLKATDTSQLSKKLSEEEQSKLKSELTSKAFAQLVNTVLAEKEKFLNINRVCSSDSDLPGSDIKSLDEAKEKPEGKDTKTEE, from the coding sequence ATGGACGACAAAGTTTCAGAAAAGGAGAGCTCCCCAAAACAAACAGAGGAGGATTCTGAAGGTAAAATGGCACATGTGCAGCCTGCTTCGTACgtgaataaaaaaaaatatgttttTGGGAAGACATTAGGTGCTGGTACATTTGGTGTGGTGAGACAAGCCAAAAACACTGAAACAGGGGAGGACGTGGCCGTTAAAATCCTGATCAAGAAAGCACTAAAGGGAAACAAGGTTCAGCTAGAGGCTTTATACGACGAGTTAGACATTTTACAAAGACTGCATCATCCAAATATAGTGGCATTTAAGGATTGGTTTGAATCAAAAGACAAGTTCTACATTATCACGCAATTAGCCAAAGGGGGTGAATTGTTCGATaggattttgaagaagggTAAGTTCACTGAGGAAGATGCAGTGAGAATTTTGGTTGAAATATTGAGCGCAGTCAAATATATGCATTCTCAGAATATTGTTCATAGGGACTTGAAACCGGAAAATTTACTGTATATAGATAAAAGTGACGAATCTCCACTGGTAGTTGCTGATTTTGGTATCGCAAAGAGATTGAAAAGTGATGAGGAACTCCTCTATAAGCCGGCAGGCTCACTGGGTTACGTGGCTCCAGAGGTACTTACTCAGGACGGTCATGGTAAACCTTGCGACATTTGGTCGATAGGTGTCATTACGTATACTTTGCTTTGCGGTTATTCGGCGTTTAGAGCCGAAAGGGTTCAAGATTTCCTTGACGAATGCACAACTGGTGAGTATCCAGTGAAGTTTCATAGGCCTTATTGGGATTCCGTTTCCAATAAAGCAAAACAATTCATCTTGAAGGCTCTTAATTTGGATCCTTCAAAGAGACCGACCGCCGCAGAACTCTTGGAAGATCCATGGATTATTTGTACCGAATTGAAGACGCACAATTTATTGCCTGGGTTAAAGGAAGGATTGGATGCTCGTCAAAAGTTCCGTAATTCTGTTGAGAGAGTCAGATTAAACATGAAGATCCAGAAATTAAGAGATCTGTATCTTGAACAGACAGAGAGTGATTCAGATTTTGACGAAGGAAGTCAAGCAAACGGTTCAGTTCCTCCATTGAAAGCAACGGATACCAGTCAACTATCCAAGAAGCtatcagaagaagaacagtCTAAGTTGAAGTCCGAGTTAACCAGCAAAGCTTTTGCACAATTAGTTAACACAGTGCTTGccgaaaaggaaaaatttttaaatattaACAGAGTCTGTAGTTCTGATAGCGATCTTCCTGGGAGTGATATAAAGTCTTTGGATGAGGCGAAGGAGAAACCAGAGGGGAAGGATAccaaaacagaagaatgA